The Coregonus clupeaformis isolate EN_2021a chromosome 20, ASM2061545v1, whole genome shotgun sequence genome contains a region encoding:
- the LOC121533922 gene encoding bromodomain-containing protein 3-like isoform X3, whose amino-acid sequence MTDAKCPSMSRVGGVNPPPPKFKNPKKPGRLTNQLQYLEKVVVKALWRHNFSWPFRTPVDAVGLHIPDYYTIIKTPMDLSTIKKRLQNNYYCKALECIQDFNKLFTNCYVYNRPGDDIVLMAQALEKIFLQRVAEMPQEETEISDITTKTPVKGGRKSSSAGVVKLRPQSPVSEVVFQQTVTVIPPEALHTVPPAAQLSSHIAAKIKKGVKRKADTTTPTASAPITSCKSSPIIDGSTACKLFSRRGSGRPIKPPRKDLPDSPQHHQSKKSKLSDQLRFCNCILKEMFTKRHAAYAWPFYKPVDTEALGLRDYHDIIMQPMDLGTIRKKMDGREYMDAQEFAADFRLMFSNCYKYNPPTHEVVIMARKLQDVFEARWLKLPDEPVRSAGDPGHHGHHRDKKGRGDGPESSSSTGSSDSESSSESESSSGTEEEEEEEEEEEARALRLAKLEEQLKAVHDQLQKLTQEPLLKPKKKEKSKERRRKKETSSRPKHEEDLRKHKVQQRGINKGTPAVHCKRRRMALPVVPYKSDEEEEPAVPMSYGEKRQLSLDINKLPGDKLGKVVNIIQAREASLRDSNPEEIEIDFETLKPSTLRALESFAMTCLRKRPKKPKLNKLVKTKGEMQTVKKQDSEKHLQSITEEPSSLAKKKKTTNELPMAPAVPDLAQPSHLSEGSGSDSSSSSSDSSTSDSRDSESVKNKSKGTPHKVKTKSKKKKSVKKGSSSESSLQTSQPPPASPPPAAVTKGQSTQQHPAQPPLDLLMSPPGLSALLSPLTSPPVGFLQAAASRYEQPCPVLLSPLQDSPLQPVKDDRRPSEALEETHYRMLQKQPNPRPSDSVIDGGTTSLSHPANKTTADGKNTPAKKDIVLKNADSWASLRKMSISTTSTVRSSKESFDKFRRAAIEKEEREKALILRRMQMKEMASGKSSLTMPVSVPVPVPPRAAEPEPLPCRTPTPEPAEIPLQTEAIVEPPPPKAPETLKEEPPAAAPTPPPPLTTQTSVDKEREMARRREQERRRREAMSGIIDMTMQSDIMATFEKNLD is encoded by the exons ATGACAGACGCCAaatgcccctcgatgtccagggtGGGAGGCGTGAACCCTCCTCCGCCGAAGTTCAAGAACCCAAAGAAGCCTGGTCGCCTCACCAACCAGCTGCAGTACCTGGAGAAGGTGGTAGTCAAGGCCCTGTGGAGACACAACTTCTCCTGGCCTTTCAGGACGCCTGTCGATGCTGTCGGACTGCACATTCCA GATTACTATACAATTATCAAGACGCCAATGGACTTGAGCACCATCAAGAAGCGTCTTCAGAATAATTATTACTGCAAGGCATTGGAATGCATACAGGACTTCAACAAACTCTTCACCAACTGCTATGTATATAATCGG CCTGGAGATGACATAGTTCTGATGGCCCAAGCCTTGGAGAAGATCTTCCTACAGAGAGTGGCTGAGATGCCCCaggaagagactgagatatctGACATCACAACCAAGACACCAGTGAAGGGTGGGAGGAAGTCCTCCTCTGCTG GTGTGGTGAAGCTGAGGCCCCAGTCCCCTGTGTCTGAGGTGGTGTTCCAGCAGACGGTGACAGTCATCCCTCCTGAGGCCCTCCACACCGTCCCCCCTGCTGCCCAGCTCTCCTCACACATAGCAGCCAAA ATCAAGAAAGGTGTGAAGAGAAAAGCAGACACCACCACGCCGACAGCCTCTGCTCCGATCACCAGCTGCAAGTCGTCCCCCATCATTGATGGCTCGACAGCCTGTAAGCTGTTCTCCAGGCGGGGCAGCGGTCGGCCCATCAAACCCCCCAGGAAAGACTTGCCGGACTCTCCCCAGCACCACCAGAGCAAGAAGAGTAAGCTCTCTGATCAGCTCCGCTTCTGTAACTGCATCCTGAAGGAGATGTTCACCAAGAGGCACGCGGCCTACGCCTGGCCCTTCTATAAGCCGGTGGATACGGAGGCCCTGGGTCTACGTGACTACCACGACATCATCATGCAGCCCATGGACCTGGGCACCATACGG AAAAAAATGGACGGACGTGAATACATGGATGCCCAGGAGTTTGCTGCTGATTTCAGACTCATGTTTTCCAACTGTTACAAATACAACCCACCCACCCACGAGGTTGTTATTATGGCAAGAAAACTCCAG GATGTGTTTGAGGCACGCTGGCTGAAGCTTCCAGACGAGCCAGTGAGGAGTGCTGGTGATCCAGGACACCACGGTCACCACAGGGacaagaaagggagaggagatgggCCTGAGAGCTCTTCCAGCACAGGCAGCAGTGACAGCGAGAGCTCCTCTGAATCGGAGTCCTCCTCTGGcacggaggaggaagaggaggaggaagaagaggaggaggccaGAGCTCTACGGCTGGCTAAACTAGAGGAACAG TTGAAAGCGGTGCACGATCAGCTACAGAAACTCACCCAGGAGCCCCTGCTCAAACCAAAGAAGAAAGAGAAATCAAAGGAGAGAAGAAGGAAGAAGGAAACGAGTAGTAGACCGAAGCATGAAGAAGACCTGAGGAAACACAAAGTACAGCAGAGGGGCATCAATAAGGGCACGCCTGCTGT GCACtgcaagaggaggaggatggcGCTCCCAGTGGTGCCCTACAAGTCTGATGAGGAAGAGGAGCCAGCGGTGCCCATGTCGTACGGTGAGAAGAGGCAGCTGAGCCTGGACATCAACAAGCTTCCGGGGGACAAACTGGGCAAGGTGGTGAACATCATTCAGGCCAGGGAGGCATCGCTCAGAGACTCCAACCCTGAGGAGATCGAGATCGACTTTGAGACCCTCAAGCCCTCCACCCTCAGGGCCCTGGAGAGCTTCGCCATGACCTGCCTCAGGAAACGGCCCAAGAAACCCAAGC TGAATAAGCTGGTGAAAACCAAAGGAGAGATGCAGACTGTGAAGAAGCAGGATTCAGAGAAACATCTCCAGAGTATTACTGAGGAGCCGAGCTCACTGGCCAAGAAGAAAAAGACAACCA ATGAGCTCCCCATGGCTCCTGCTGTCCCAGACCTGGCCCAGCCGTCCCATCTCAGTGAGGGCAGCGGCTCTGACAGCTCCAGCAGTAGTAGTGATTCTAGCACTTCTGATAGCAGGGACTCTGAATCAG TGAAAAACAAAAGCAAAGGCACACCCCACAAGGTCAAGACGAAG TCTAAAAAGAAGAAATCTGTGAAGAAAGGCTCATCGTCGGAGTCTTCTCTCCAGACCAGCCAGCCCCCGCCTGCCTCTCCACCCCCAGCAGCAGTCACTAAAGGCCAGTCTACACAGCAACACCCAGCCCAGCCTCCTCTAGATCTGCTCATGTCACCCCCAG GTCTGTCTGCGCTGCTGTCCCCTCTGACCTCTCCTCCTGTAGGTTTCCTACAGGCTGCTGCCAGCAGATATGAG CAGCCGTGCCCAGTACTGTTGTCCCCTCTACAAGACAGCCCGTTGCAGCCTGTGAAGGATGACAGGAGGCCCTCAGAAGCACTGGAGGAGACTCACTACAGGATGCTTCAGAAACAGCCTA ATCCCAGACCCTCTGACAGTGTGATTGATGGTGGCACCACCAGCCTATCTCATCCAGCGAATAAAACCACTGCAGATGGAAAAAACACGCCTGCCAAAAAA GATATTGTCCTGAAGAACGCGGACTCCTGGGCTAGTCTGAGGAAGATGTCCATTTCCACTACCTCCACGGTGAGGTCATCGAAGGAGAGCTTTGATAAGTTTCGCAGGGCAGCCATAGAGAAGGAGGAGCGAGAGAAAGCTCTGATTCTAAGGAGGATGCAGATGAAGGAGATGGCTTCTGGGAAGAGCAG CCTGACTATGCCAGTATCGGTGCCAGTACCAGTGCCACCTAGAGCAGCAGAACCGGAGCCCCTGCCCTGTAGAACTCCAACCCCAGAGCCAGCAGAGATCCCCCTGCAGACAGAGGCCATCGTGGAGCCTCCGCCTCCTAAAGCTCCAGAGACCCTGAAAGAGGAGCCTCCAGCGGCTGCCCCAACCCCTCCTCCGCCCCTCACTACTCAGACCTCTGTGGACAAGGAGAGGGAGATGGCCCGCAGGAGAGAACAGGAGCGACGCAGACGAGAGGCT atGTCTGGTATCATTGACATGACCATGCAGAGTGACATCATGGCAACGTTTGAGAAGAACCTGGACTAA
- the LOC121533922 gene encoding bromodomain testis-specific protein-like isoform X2 produces MTDAKCPSMSRVGGVNPPPPKFKNPKKPGRLTNQLQYLEKVVVKALWRHNFSWPFRTPVDAVGLHIPDYYTIIKTPMDLSTIKKRLQNNYYCKALECIQDFNKLFTNCYVYNRPGDDIVLMAQALEKIFLQRVAEMPQEETEISDITTKTPVKGGRKSSSAGVVKLRPQSPVSEVVFQQTVTVIPPEALHTVPPAAQLSSHIAAKIKKGVKRKADTTTPTASAPITSCKSSPIIDGSTACKLFSRRGSGRPIKPPRKDLPDSPQHHQSKKSKLSDQLRFCNCILKEMFTKRHAAYAWPFYKPVDTEALGLRDYHDIIMQPMDLGTIRKKMDGREYMDAQEFAADFRLMFSNCYKYNPPTHEVVIMARKLQDVFEARWLKLPDEPVRSAGDPGHHGHHRDKKGRGDGPESSSSTGSSDSESSSESESSSGTEEEEEEEEEEEARALRLAKLEEQLKAVHDQLQKLTQEPLLKPKKKEKSKERRRKKETSSRPKHEEDLRKHKVQQRGINKGTPAVHCKRRRMALPVVPYKSDEEEEPAVPMSYGEKRQLSLDINKLPGDKLGKVVNIIQAREASLRDSNPEEIEIDFETLKPSTLRALESFAMTCLRKRPKKPKLNKLVKTKGEMQTVKKQDSEKHLQSITEEPSSLAKKKKTTNELPMAPAVPDLAQPSHLSEGSGSDSSSSSSDSSTSDSRDSESVKNKSKGTPHKVKTKSKKKKSVKKGSSSESSLQTSQPPPASPPPAAVTKGQSTQQHPAQPPLDLLMSPPALHSRLPPQPSRPSSKAAPLPRKNMVAPLQLTDSQPQLQDPSSESPTTPSLTPPSSSSCDPSLTLTLPTDPLSTTPTPTHKPPSSLLCSPRPPPSPLAHLPSPQCHSPGQTQEVKTGPVYLNPPDRAQQEGLSALLSPLTSPPVGFLQAAASRYEPCPVLLSPLQDSPLQPVKDDRRPSEALEETHYRMLQKQPNPRPSDSVIDGGTTSLSHPANKTTADGKNTPAKKDIVLKNADSWASLRKMSISTTSTVRSSKESFDKFRRAAIEKEEREKALILRRMQMKEMASGKSSLTMPVSVPVPVPPRAAEPEPLPCRTPTPEPAEIPLQTEAIVEPPPPKAPETLKEEPPAAAPTPPPPLTTQTSVDKEREMARRREQERRRREAMSGIIDMTMQSDIMATFEKNLD; encoded by the exons ATGACAGACGCCAaatgcccctcgatgtccagggtGGGAGGCGTGAACCCTCCTCCGCCGAAGTTCAAGAACCCAAAGAAGCCTGGTCGCCTCACCAACCAGCTGCAGTACCTGGAGAAGGTGGTAGTCAAGGCCCTGTGGAGACACAACTTCTCCTGGCCTTTCAGGACGCCTGTCGATGCTGTCGGACTGCACATTCCA GATTACTATACAATTATCAAGACGCCAATGGACTTGAGCACCATCAAGAAGCGTCTTCAGAATAATTATTACTGCAAGGCATTGGAATGCATACAGGACTTCAACAAACTCTTCACCAACTGCTATGTATATAATCGG CCTGGAGATGACATAGTTCTGATGGCCCAAGCCTTGGAGAAGATCTTCCTACAGAGAGTGGCTGAGATGCCCCaggaagagactgagatatctGACATCACAACCAAGACACCAGTGAAGGGTGGGAGGAAGTCCTCCTCTGCTG GTGTGGTGAAGCTGAGGCCCCAGTCCCCTGTGTCTGAGGTGGTGTTCCAGCAGACGGTGACAGTCATCCCTCCTGAGGCCCTCCACACCGTCCCCCCTGCTGCCCAGCTCTCCTCACACATAGCAGCCAAA ATCAAGAAAGGTGTGAAGAGAAAAGCAGACACCACCACGCCGACAGCCTCTGCTCCGATCACCAGCTGCAAGTCGTCCCCCATCATTGATGGCTCGACAGCCTGTAAGCTGTTCTCCAGGCGGGGCAGCGGTCGGCCCATCAAACCCCCCAGGAAAGACTTGCCGGACTCTCCCCAGCACCACCAGAGCAAGAAGAGTAAGCTCTCTGATCAGCTCCGCTTCTGTAACTGCATCCTGAAGGAGATGTTCACCAAGAGGCACGCGGCCTACGCCTGGCCCTTCTATAAGCCGGTGGATACGGAGGCCCTGGGTCTACGTGACTACCACGACATCATCATGCAGCCCATGGACCTGGGCACCATACGG AAAAAAATGGACGGACGTGAATACATGGATGCCCAGGAGTTTGCTGCTGATTTCAGACTCATGTTTTCCAACTGTTACAAATACAACCCACCCACCCACGAGGTTGTTATTATGGCAAGAAAACTCCAG GATGTGTTTGAGGCACGCTGGCTGAAGCTTCCAGACGAGCCAGTGAGGAGTGCTGGTGATCCAGGACACCACGGTCACCACAGGGacaagaaagggagaggagatgggCCTGAGAGCTCTTCCAGCACAGGCAGCAGTGACAGCGAGAGCTCCTCTGAATCGGAGTCCTCCTCTGGcacggaggaggaagaggaggaggaagaagaggaggaggccaGAGCTCTACGGCTGGCTAAACTAGAGGAACAG TTGAAAGCGGTGCACGATCAGCTACAGAAACTCACCCAGGAGCCCCTGCTCAAACCAAAGAAGAAAGAGAAATCAAAGGAGAGAAGAAGGAAGAAGGAAACGAGTAGTAGACCGAAGCATGAAGAAGACCTGAGGAAACACAAAGTACAGCAGAGGGGCATCAATAAGGGCACGCCTGCTGT GCACtgcaagaggaggaggatggcGCTCCCAGTGGTGCCCTACAAGTCTGATGAGGAAGAGGAGCCAGCGGTGCCCATGTCGTACGGTGAGAAGAGGCAGCTGAGCCTGGACATCAACAAGCTTCCGGGGGACAAACTGGGCAAGGTGGTGAACATCATTCAGGCCAGGGAGGCATCGCTCAGAGACTCCAACCCTGAGGAGATCGAGATCGACTTTGAGACCCTCAAGCCCTCCACCCTCAGGGCCCTGGAGAGCTTCGCCATGACCTGCCTCAGGAAACGGCCCAAGAAACCCAAGC TGAATAAGCTGGTGAAAACCAAAGGAGAGATGCAGACTGTGAAGAAGCAGGATTCAGAGAAACATCTCCAGAGTATTACTGAGGAGCCGAGCTCACTGGCCAAGAAGAAAAAGACAACCA ATGAGCTCCCCATGGCTCCTGCTGTCCCAGACCTGGCCCAGCCGTCCCATCTCAGTGAGGGCAGCGGCTCTGACAGCTCCAGCAGTAGTAGTGATTCTAGCACTTCTGATAGCAGGGACTCTGAATCAG TGAAAAACAAAAGCAAAGGCACACCCCACAAGGTCAAGACGAAG TCTAAAAAGAAGAAATCTGTGAAGAAAGGCTCATCGTCGGAGTCTTCTCTCCAGACCAGCCAGCCCCCGCCTGCCTCTCCACCCCCAGCAGCAGTCACTAAAGGCCAGTCTACACAGCAACACCCAGCCCAGCCTCCTCTAGATCTGCTCATGTCACCCCCAG CCTTACACAGCCGCCTGCCTCCGCAGCCTTCAAGACCTAGTTCCAAAGCAGCACCACTACCTCGCAAAAACATGGTGGCTCCCCTGCAGCTCACTGACAGTCAGCCCCAACTACAAGACCCCTCATCTGAGAGCCCTACTACCCCATCCCTCACtcccccttcttcctcctcctgtgACCCCTCCCTGACTCTAACTCTGCCCACAGACCCACTCAGCACAacacccacccccacacacaaacCTCCCTCCAGCCTACTCTGTTCGCCCcggccccctccctctcccctagcacacctcccctctcctcagtGTCATTCACCAGGCCAGACACAGGAGGTGAAAACTGGGCCAGTTTATCTCAATCCACCTGATAGGGCACAACAGGAAG GTCTGTCTGCGCTGCTGTCCCCTCTGACCTCTCCTCCTGTAGGTTTCCTACAGGCTGCTGCCAGCAGATATGAG CCGTGCCCAGTACTGTTGTCCCCTCTACAAGACAGCCCGTTGCAGCCTGTGAAGGATGACAGGAGGCCCTCAGAAGCACTGGAGGAGACTCACTACAGGATGCTTCAGAAACAGCCTA ATCCCAGACCCTCTGACAGTGTGATTGATGGTGGCACCACCAGCCTATCTCATCCAGCGAATAAAACCACTGCAGATGGAAAAAACACGCCTGCCAAAAAA GATATTGTCCTGAAGAACGCGGACTCCTGGGCTAGTCTGAGGAAGATGTCCATTTCCACTACCTCCACGGTGAGGTCATCGAAGGAGAGCTTTGATAAGTTTCGCAGGGCAGCCATAGAGAAGGAGGAGCGAGAGAAAGCTCTGATTCTAAGGAGGATGCAGATGAAGGAGATGGCTTCTGGGAAGAGCAG CCTGACTATGCCAGTATCGGTGCCAGTACCAGTGCCACCTAGAGCAGCAGAACCGGAGCCCCTGCCCTGTAGAACTCCAACCCCAGAGCCAGCAGAGATCCCCCTGCAGACAGAGGCCATCGTGGAGCCTCCGCCTCCTAAAGCTCCAGAGACCCTGAAAGAGGAGCCTCCAGCGGCTGCCCCAACCCCTCCTCCGCCCCTCACTACTCAGACCTCTGTGGACAAGGAGAGGGAGATGGCCCGCAGGAGAGAACAGGAGCGACGCAGACGAGAGGCT atGTCTGGTATCATTGACATGACCATGCAGAGTGACATCATGGCAACGTTTGAGAAGAACCTGGACTAA
- the LOC121533922 gene encoding bromodomain testis-specific protein-like isoform X1 — protein sequence MTDAKCPSMSRVGGVNPPPPKFKNPKKPGRLTNQLQYLEKVVVKALWRHNFSWPFRTPVDAVGLHIPDYYTIIKTPMDLSTIKKRLQNNYYCKALECIQDFNKLFTNCYVYNRPGDDIVLMAQALEKIFLQRVAEMPQEETEISDITTKTPVKGGRKSSSAGVVKLRPQSPVSEVVFQQTVTVIPPEALHTVPPAAQLSSHIAAKIKKGVKRKADTTTPTASAPITSCKSSPIIDGSTACKLFSRRGSGRPIKPPRKDLPDSPQHHQSKKSKLSDQLRFCNCILKEMFTKRHAAYAWPFYKPVDTEALGLRDYHDIIMQPMDLGTIRKKMDGREYMDAQEFAADFRLMFSNCYKYNPPTHEVVIMARKLQDVFEARWLKLPDEPVRSAGDPGHHGHHRDKKGRGDGPESSSSTGSSDSESSSESESSSGTEEEEEEEEEEEARALRLAKLEEQLKAVHDQLQKLTQEPLLKPKKKEKSKERRRKKETSSRPKHEEDLRKHKVQQRGINKGTPAVHCKRRRMALPVVPYKSDEEEEPAVPMSYGEKRQLSLDINKLPGDKLGKVVNIIQAREASLRDSNPEEIEIDFETLKPSTLRALESFAMTCLRKRPKKPKLNKLVKTKGEMQTVKKQDSEKHLQSITEEPSSLAKKKKTTNELPMAPAVPDLAQPSHLSEGSGSDSSSSSSDSSTSDSRDSESVKNKSKGTPHKVKTKSKKKKSVKKGSSSESSLQTSQPPPASPPPAAVTKGQSTQQHPAQPPLDLLMSPPALHSRLPPQPSRPSSKAAPLPRKNMVAPLQLTDSQPQLQDPSSESPTTPSLTPPSSSSCDPSLTLTLPTDPLSTTPTPTHKPPSSLLCSPRPPPSPLAHLPSPQCHSPGQTQEVKTGPVYLNPPDRAQQEGLSALLSPLTSPPVGFLQAAASRYEQPCPVLLSPLQDSPLQPVKDDRRPSEALEETHYRMLQKQPNPRPSDSVIDGGTTSLSHPANKTTADGKNTPAKKDIVLKNADSWASLRKMSISTTSTVRSSKESFDKFRRAAIEKEEREKALILRRMQMKEMASGKSSLTMPVSVPVPVPPRAAEPEPLPCRTPTPEPAEIPLQTEAIVEPPPPKAPETLKEEPPAAAPTPPPPLTTQTSVDKEREMARRREQERRRREAMSGIIDMTMQSDIMATFEKNLD from the exons ATGACAGACGCCAaatgcccctcgatgtccagggtGGGAGGCGTGAACCCTCCTCCGCCGAAGTTCAAGAACCCAAAGAAGCCTGGTCGCCTCACCAACCAGCTGCAGTACCTGGAGAAGGTGGTAGTCAAGGCCCTGTGGAGACACAACTTCTCCTGGCCTTTCAGGACGCCTGTCGATGCTGTCGGACTGCACATTCCA GATTACTATACAATTATCAAGACGCCAATGGACTTGAGCACCATCAAGAAGCGTCTTCAGAATAATTATTACTGCAAGGCATTGGAATGCATACAGGACTTCAACAAACTCTTCACCAACTGCTATGTATATAATCGG CCTGGAGATGACATAGTTCTGATGGCCCAAGCCTTGGAGAAGATCTTCCTACAGAGAGTGGCTGAGATGCCCCaggaagagactgagatatctGACATCACAACCAAGACACCAGTGAAGGGTGGGAGGAAGTCCTCCTCTGCTG GTGTGGTGAAGCTGAGGCCCCAGTCCCCTGTGTCTGAGGTGGTGTTCCAGCAGACGGTGACAGTCATCCCTCCTGAGGCCCTCCACACCGTCCCCCCTGCTGCCCAGCTCTCCTCACACATAGCAGCCAAA ATCAAGAAAGGTGTGAAGAGAAAAGCAGACACCACCACGCCGACAGCCTCTGCTCCGATCACCAGCTGCAAGTCGTCCCCCATCATTGATGGCTCGACAGCCTGTAAGCTGTTCTCCAGGCGGGGCAGCGGTCGGCCCATCAAACCCCCCAGGAAAGACTTGCCGGACTCTCCCCAGCACCACCAGAGCAAGAAGAGTAAGCTCTCTGATCAGCTCCGCTTCTGTAACTGCATCCTGAAGGAGATGTTCACCAAGAGGCACGCGGCCTACGCCTGGCCCTTCTATAAGCCGGTGGATACGGAGGCCCTGGGTCTACGTGACTACCACGACATCATCATGCAGCCCATGGACCTGGGCACCATACGG AAAAAAATGGACGGACGTGAATACATGGATGCCCAGGAGTTTGCTGCTGATTTCAGACTCATGTTTTCCAACTGTTACAAATACAACCCACCCACCCACGAGGTTGTTATTATGGCAAGAAAACTCCAG GATGTGTTTGAGGCACGCTGGCTGAAGCTTCCAGACGAGCCAGTGAGGAGTGCTGGTGATCCAGGACACCACGGTCACCACAGGGacaagaaagggagaggagatgggCCTGAGAGCTCTTCCAGCACAGGCAGCAGTGACAGCGAGAGCTCCTCTGAATCGGAGTCCTCCTCTGGcacggaggaggaagaggaggaggaagaagaggaggaggccaGAGCTCTACGGCTGGCTAAACTAGAGGAACAG TTGAAAGCGGTGCACGATCAGCTACAGAAACTCACCCAGGAGCCCCTGCTCAAACCAAAGAAGAAAGAGAAATCAAAGGAGAGAAGAAGGAAGAAGGAAACGAGTAGTAGACCGAAGCATGAAGAAGACCTGAGGAAACACAAAGTACAGCAGAGGGGCATCAATAAGGGCACGCCTGCTGT GCACtgcaagaggaggaggatggcGCTCCCAGTGGTGCCCTACAAGTCTGATGAGGAAGAGGAGCCAGCGGTGCCCATGTCGTACGGTGAGAAGAGGCAGCTGAGCCTGGACATCAACAAGCTTCCGGGGGACAAACTGGGCAAGGTGGTGAACATCATTCAGGCCAGGGAGGCATCGCTCAGAGACTCCAACCCTGAGGAGATCGAGATCGACTTTGAGACCCTCAAGCCCTCCACCCTCAGGGCCCTGGAGAGCTTCGCCATGACCTGCCTCAGGAAACGGCCCAAGAAACCCAAGC TGAATAAGCTGGTGAAAACCAAAGGAGAGATGCAGACTGTGAAGAAGCAGGATTCAGAGAAACATCTCCAGAGTATTACTGAGGAGCCGAGCTCACTGGCCAAGAAGAAAAAGACAACCA ATGAGCTCCCCATGGCTCCTGCTGTCCCAGACCTGGCCCAGCCGTCCCATCTCAGTGAGGGCAGCGGCTCTGACAGCTCCAGCAGTAGTAGTGATTCTAGCACTTCTGATAGCAGGGACTCTGAATCAG TGAAAAACAAAAGCAAAGGCACACCCCACAAGGTCAAGACGAAG TCTAAAAAGAAGAAATCTGTGAAGAAAGGCTCATCGTCGGAGTCTTCTCTCCAGACCAGCCAGCCCCCGCCTGCCTCTCCACCCCCAGCAGCAGTCACTAAAGGCCAGTCTACACAGCAACACCCAGCCCAGCCTCCTCTAGATCTGCTCATGTCACCCCCAG CCTTACACAGCCGCCTGCCTCCGCAGCCTTCAAGACCTAGTTCCAAAGCAGCACCACTACCTCGCAAAAACATGGTGGCTCCCCTGCAGCTCACTGACAGTCAGCCCCAACTACAAGACCCCTCATCTGAGAGCCCTACTACCCCATCCCTCACtcccccttcttcctcctcctgtgACCCCTCCCTGACTCTAACTCTGCCCACAGACCCACTCAGCACAacacccacccccacacacaaacCTCCCTCCAGCCTACTCTGTTCGCCCcggccccctccctctcccctagcacacctcccctctcctcagtGTCATTCACCAGGCCAGACACAGGAGGTGAAAACTGGGCCAGTTTATCTCAATCCACCTGATAGGGCACAACAGGAAG GTCTGTCTGCGCTGCTGTCCCCTCTGACCTCTCCTCCTGTAGGTTTCCTACAGGCTGCTGCCAGCAGATATGAG CAGCCGTGCCCAGTACTGTTGTCCCCTCTACAAGACAGCCCGTTGCAGCCTGTGAAGGATGACAGGAGGCCCTCAGAAGCACTGGAGGAGACTCACTACAGGATGCTTCAGAAACAGCCTA ATCCCAGACCCTCTGACAGTGTGATTGATGGTGGCACCACCAGCCTATCTCATCCAGCGAATAAAACCACTGCAGATGGAAAAAACACGCCTGCCAAAAAA GATATTGTCCTGAAGAACGCGGACTCCTGGGCTAGTCTGAGGAAGATGTCCATTTCCACTACCTCCACGGTGAGGTCATCGAAGGAGAGCTTTGATAAGTTTCGCAGGGCAGCCATAGAGAAGGAGGAGCGAGAGAAAGCTCTGATTCTAAGGAGGATGCAGATGAAGGAGATGGCTTCTGGGAAGAGCAG CCTGACTATGCCAGTATCGGTGCCAGTACCAGTGCCACCTAGAGCAGCAGAACCGGAGCCCCTGCCCTGTAGAACTCCAACCCCAGAGCCAGCAGAGATCCCCCTGCAGACAGAGGCCATCGTGGAGCCTCCGCCTCCTAAAGCTCCAGAGACCCTGAAAGAGGAGCCTCCAGCGGCTGCCCCAACCCCTCCTCCGCCCCTCACTACTCAGACCTCTGTGGACAAGGAGAGGGAGATGGCCCGCAGGAGAGAACAGGAGCGACGCAGACGAGAGGCT atGTCTGGTATCATTGACATGACCATGCAGAGTGACATCATGGCAACGTTTGAGAAGAACCTGGACTAA